In Streptomyces sp. NBC_00091, the following proteins share a genomic window:
- a CDS encoding trans-aconitate 2-methyltransferase, whose amino-acid sequence MVSRSTPPPPKRPVGTVTRGTTNPNRLRRMDRWIAATHGAALRRADAPVAVDLGYGAAPWTAVELLARLREAAPGVRVVGIEIEPARVAGAKPYEREGLSFRHGGFEVPLDGGERPALIRAANVLRQYDEEQVAEVWRRLCDRLAPGGLVVEGTCDEIGRRHVWVALGPEGPRTVTFATRLGSLERPSDLAERLPKALIHRNVPGEPVYAFLRDFDRAWAAAAPYASYGARQRWIRTARALAVDWPLADGPVRWRQGELTVRWEALRPAG is encoded by the coding sequence ATGGTCTCCCGCAGCACTCCGCCACCCCCGAAACGCCCCGTGGGCACCGTGACGCGCGGGACGACGAACCCGAACCGGCTGCGCCGCATGGACCGCTGGATCGCCGCCACGCACGGGGCCGCGCTGCGGCGGGCGGACGCGCCGGTGGCGGTGGACCTCGGGTACGGGGCCGCGCCCTGGACGGCGGTCGAGCTGCTGGCGCGGCTGCGGGAGGCGGCGCCGGGGGTGCGGGTGGTCGGCATCGAGATCGAACCGGCGCGGGTGGCGGGGGCCAAGCCGTACGAGCGGGAGGGGCTGAGCTTTCGGCACGGCGGCTTCGAGGTGCCCCTGGACGGCGGGGAGCGCCCGGCGCTGATCCGTGCGGCGAACGTCCTGCGCCAGTACGACGAGGAGCAGGTCGCCGAGGTGTGGCGGCGGCTCTGCGACCGGCTGGCCCCGGGCGGGCTTGTGGTGGAGGGGACCTGCGACGAGATCGGCCGGCGCCACGTGTGGGTGGCGCTCGGACCGGAGGGGCCGCGCACGGTGACCTTCGCGACCCGGCTGGGCTCCCTGGAGCGCCCGTCGGATCTGGCGGAGCGGCTGCCGAAGGCGCTGATCCACCGGAACGTGCCGGGCGAGCCGGTGTACGCGTTCCTGCGCGACTTCGACCGGGCGTGGGCGGCGGCGGCTCCGTACGCCTCGTACGGGGCACGGCAGCGCTGGATCCGGACGGCGCGGGCGCTGGCCGTCGACTGGCCGCTGGCGGACGGGCCGGTGCGGTGGCGGCAGGGGGAACTGACGGTGCGGTGGGAGGCGTTGCGCCCGGCGGGGTGA
- a CDS encoding NlpC/P60 family protein produces MGTVKRASSRGQKVSALTLLCAMAILTAPGLAVGTAYAAPSAPSAPSAPSAPAAPAAPTPEPGAKSLEQVRKEIEDLYRQAGTATDAYNLAQSETKAQSERIVQIANLVVAGQDRISGLKDRAGAAARAQYRSGGLPPGARLALSDSPADYLDGTGRLRQGEKATTDLLSELNRTQTDLERYAKEAGALWQKMEDNRVKKEAAKKEIEEKIKTAEALENKLAAEEKARLLQLEQEAQYKAQTAWLSTGAMKDVNGAATDAGKRAVQFATAQIGKPYVWGAEGPASFDCSGLTSQAWLAAGRGIPRTSQEQLRLLPKVPVKDMRPGDLIIYFDDASHVGMYVGDGAMVHAPRPGRTVTMAGAGSMPIKAVVRPDA; encoded by the coding sequence ATGGGGACCGTGAAGCGAGCGTCGTCGCGAGGACAGAAGGTGTCCGCTCTCACGCTGCTGTGCGCCATGGCGATACTGACGGCCCCGGGGCTCGCGGTGGGCACCGCGTACGCCGCCCCGTCCGCCCCCTCCGCGCCCTCCGCGCCTTCGGCTCCGGCCGCGCCCGCCGCTCCCACGCCGGAGCCGGGCGCCAAGTCCCTGGAGCAGGTCCGCAAGGAGATAGAGGACCTCTACCGCCAGGCCGGCACCGCGACGGACGCCTACAACCTCGCGCAGAGCGAGACCAAGGCGCAGTCCGAGCGGATCGTCCAGATCGCCAATCTGGTGGTGGCGGGCCAGGACCGGATCTCCGGCCTGAAGGACCGCGCGGGCGCCGCCGCCCGTGCCCAGTACCGCTCGGGCGGGCTGCCGCCCGGCGCGCGGCTGGCGCTGAGCGACAGCCCGGCCGACTACCTGGACGGGACGGGCCGGTTGCGGCAGGGCGAGAAGGCCACCACGGACCTGCTATCCGAACTGAACCGCACCCAGACCGACTTGGAGCGGTACGCCAAGGAAGCGGGCGCCCTCTGGCAGAAGATGGAGGACAACAGGGTCAAGAAGGAAGCCGCCAAGAAGGAGATCGAGGAGAAGATCAAGACGGCGGAGGCCCTGGAGAACAAGCTGGCGGCCGAGGAGAAGGCCCGGCTGCTCCAGCTGGAGCAGGAAGCGCAGTACAAGGCGCAGACGGCCTGGCTGTCGACGGGCGCGATGAAGGACGTCAACGGCGCGGCGACCGATGCCGGCAAGCGGGCCGTGCAGTTCGCCACCGCGCAGATAGGGAAGCCGTACGTCTGGGGCGCCGAGGGTCCGGCCTCCTTCGACTGCTCCGGGCTGACCTCGCAGGCCTGGCTGGCGGCGGGGCGGGGCATCCCGCGCACCTCGCAGGAGCAGCTGCGGCTGCTGCCGAAGGTCCCGGTCAAGGACATGCGCCCGGGCGATCTGATCATCTACTTCGACGACGCGAGCCACGTGGGCATGTACGTCGGCGACGGCGCGATGGTCCACGCCCCGCGGCCCGGCCGCACGGTGACGATGGCCGGCGCGGGCTCGATGCCGATCAAGGCCGTGGTCCGCCCCGACGCGTAG
- a CDS encoding PP2C family protein-serine/threonine phosphatase has product MPVPVPRQRDSLATDSGPAPQASLTLLVVEDDPAGGLTVPEILDADGHRIRIRSARNLTEAARLLTPDVHCVLLDLALPGPGEDGLGALREVLRIAPRHAVLVLTAEADADRAAEAVRVGAQDFLYRDELDGRLLSRAIRYAVERKRADIAQYKLAESKLRAQENARLERGLLPTPLLDGSDLRFAARYRPGRSRALLGGDFYDTVRTPDGTVHAMIGDVCGHGPDEAALGVELRIAWRALTLAGLCGDDLLATLQEVLEVERPCEEIFATLCTVDISPDGRRAGLCLAGHPAPLISRPGRAARLLPYENSGPALGLLPRARWPRRQVDLGGTWSLMLYTDGLIEGRIGNGRERLGQDGMVEMINRHLDRGLSGEALLEASVTEARRLNGGELTDDVAVVLLSRAAG; this is encoded by the coding sequence ATGCCCGTACCCGTACCGCGGCAAAGGGACAGCCTGGCCACGGACAGCGGCCCCGCACCGCAGGCGTCGCTGACGCTGCTGGTGGTGGAGGACGACCCCGCAGGCGGCCTGACCGTCCCCGAGATCCTCGACGCCGACGGCCACCGGATCCGGATCCGCAGCGCCCGCAACCTCACCGAGGCCGCGCGACTGCTCACCCCCGACGTGCACTGCGTCCTGCTCGACCTGGCCCTGCCCGGCCCCGGCGAGGACGGCCTCGGCGCCCTGCGCGAGGTCCTGCGCATCGCCCCCCGCCACGCCGTACTCGTCCTCACCGCCGAGGCCGACGCCGACCGCGCCGCCGAGGCCGTCCGCGTGGGCGCCCAGGACTTCCTCTACCGCGACGAGCTCGACGGCCGGCTGCTGAGCCGCGCCATCCGCTACGCCGTGGAGAGAAAACGGGCGGACATCGCCCAGTACAAACTTGCAGAATCGAAACTGCGCGCCCAGGAGAACGCCCGCCTGGAACGCGGCCTGCTCCCCACACCCCTCCTGGACGGCTCCGACCTCCGCTTCGCCGCCCGCTACCGCCCCGGCCGCAGCCGGGCCCTGCTCGGCGGCGACTTCTACGACACCGTCCGCACCCCCGACGGCACCGTCCACGCCATGATCGGCGACGTCTGCGGCCACGGCCCCGACGAGGCGGCCCTCGGGGTCGAGCTGCGCATCGCCTGGCGCGCCCTGACCCTGGCCGGCCTGTGCGGGGACGACCTGCTCGCCACCCTCCAGGAGGTCCTGGAGGTGGAGCGGCCCTGCGAAGAGATCTTCGCGACGCTGTGCACGGTGGACATCTCCCCGGACGGCCGGCGCGCGGGCCTGTGCCTGGCCGGGCATCCGGCCCCGCTGATATCCCGGCCGGGCCGGGCCGCGCGGCTCCTCCCGTACGAGAACAGCGGCCCGGCGCTCGGACTGCTGCCCCGGGCCCGCTGGCCCCGCCGCCAGGTCGACCTGGGCGGCACCTGGAGCCTGATGCTCTACACCGACGGCCTCATCGAGGGCCGCATCGGCAACGGCCGCGAGCGCCTCGGGCAGGACGGCATGGTCGAGATGATCAATCGCCACCTGGACCGCGGCCTGAGCGGCGAGGCCCTGCTGGAGGCGTCCGTCACCGAGGCCCGCCGGCTCAACGGCGGCGAGCTCACCGACGACGTCGCCGTCGTCCTGCTCTCCCGCGCGGCCGGCTGA
- a CDS encoding DUF2516 family protein, which yields MLMQGFDNGVLPLLGYAMLALAVAAFVLALLAREDAYRAAEKQTKTFWLVILGVTVLVDFFLGMLFLQIAGLVASIVFFVDVRPALKQVSGGGPRRGGSSSDGPYGPYNGGR from the coding sequence ATGCTGATGCAGGGGTTCGATAACGGGGTGCTCCCGTTGCTCGGCTACGCCATGCTGGCGCTCGCCGTCGCGGCCTTCGTGCTGGCGCTGCTGGCGCGCGAGGACGCGTACCGGGCCGCCGAGAAGCAGACCAAGACCTTCTGGCTGGTCATCCTGGGCGTGACCGTCCTGGTCGACTTCTTCCTCGGGATGCTGTTCCTGCAGATCGCGGGCCTGGTGGCCAGCATCGTCTTCTTCGTGGACGTGCGCCCCGCCCTCAAGCAGGTCTCGGGCGGCGGACCGCGCCGCGGCGGCAGCAGCAGCGACGGGCCGTACGGGCCCTACAACGGCGGGCGGTAG
- a CDS encoding helix-turn-helix domain-containing protein, whose product MASLNVGNLGEYLREQRRQAQLSLRQLAEAAGVSNPYLSQIERGLRKPSADILQQLAKALRISAETLYVQAGILDERDRDEVETRAVILSDPSINERQKQVLLQIYDAFRKENALEADEAPGADADASANAGAGDDAAMPPTN is encoded by the coding sequence ATGGCATCGCTCAACGTCGGAAACCTCGGCGAATACCTCCGTGAGCAGCGGCGGCAGGCCCAGCTCTCGCTGCGGCAGCTGGCCGAGGCGGCGGGGGTGTCGAATCCGTACCTGAGCCAGATCGAGCGCGGGCTGCGCAAGCCGAGCGCGGACATCCTCCAGCAGCTGGCCAAGGCGCTGCGGATCTCCGCGGAGACGCTGTACGTGCAGGCCGGGATCCTCGACGAGCGGGACCGGGACGAGGTGGAGACGCGGGCCGTCATCCTCTCCGACCCGTCGATCAACGAGCGGCAGAAGCAGGTGCTGCTCCAGATCTACGACGCGTTCCGCAAGGAGAACGCGCTGGAGGCCGACGAGGCTCCCGGCGCGGACGCGGACGCGAGCGCGAACGCCGGCGCCGGGGACGACGCGGCGATGCCCCCTACGAACTGA
- a CDS encoding helix-turn-helix domain-containing protein — translation MTRSRAQDLDVCGVTAAIAVIDGKWKTALLWLLESGPQRPGELRRRLPGLSEKVLTQALREMEADEIVHREVHDVLPLKTEYSLTAFGRELAEAVAPLSDWGHRRLEKLAAARPAS, via the coding sequence ATGACGCGCAGCCGCGCCCAGGACCTGGATGTCTGTGGGGTGACCGCCGCGATCGCCGTGATCGACGGGAAGTGGAAGACGGCCCTGCTCTGGCTGCTGGAGTCCGGTCCGCAGCGTCCGGGCGAGCTGAGGCGCCGGCTGCCGGGCCTCAGCGAGAAGGTGCTGACTCAGGCGCTGCGGGAGATGGAGGCCGACGAGATCGTGCACCGGGAGGTGCACGACGTGCTCCCGCTGAAGACCGAGTACTCCCTGACCGCGTTCGGGCGCGAACTGGCCGAGGCGGTGGCGCCCTTGTCCGACTGGGGCCATCGCCGCCTGGAGAAGCTCGCCGCGGCCCGGCCGGCCTCCTGA
- a CDS encoding NAD(P)-dependent oxidoreductase, with product MSSNTGQQPAVTVLGLGPMGRALAGAFLDAGLRTTVWNRTPGRDQELVVRGAVGARSAEEAVAASPLTVVCVVDYDAADAILRPGAVTGALKGRTLVNLSADTPARARESAAWAAGHGIDYLDGAIMTPAPTIGTPDAVFLHSGPQDLYHRHRPVLDALGGTHTHLGEDPGRAAAYDIALLDIFWTAMAGYAHALALAKAEGVTARELAPFAQGIGAILPPLFEEFAEDVDSGGFSGAINPLTSAASSMAHIIHTSEAHGIDAGVMRATEGLARRAIGLGHGGDGFIRVAELLGRSAGK from the coding sequence ATGTCTTCGAACACCGGACAGCAGCCCGCAGTGACCGTACTCGGCCTCGGCCCGATGGGCCGGGCCCTGGCGGGCGCCTTCCTGGACGCCGGCCTGCGCACCACGGTCTGGAACCGCACCCCCGGCCGCGACCAGGAGCTGGTCGTGCGGGGCGCCGTCGGCGCCCGGTCCGCCGAGGAGGCGGTCGCCGCGAGCCCGCTGACCGTGGTCTGCGTGGTCGACTACGACGCCGCCGACGCGATCCTGCGGCCCGGGGCCGTCACCGGCGCGCTCAAGGGCCGCACCCTGGTCAACCTGAGCGCCGACACCCCGGCCCGGGCCCGGGAGAGCGCCGCCTGGGCGGCCGGGCACGGCATCGACTACCTCGACGGGGCGATCATGACCCCGGCCCCGACCATCGGAACCCCGGACGCGGTGTTCCTCCACAGCGGCCCCCAGGACCTCTACCACCGGCACCGGCCGGTGCTGGACGCCCTGGGCGGCACCCACACCCACCTCGGCGAGGACCCCGGCCGGGCGGCGGCGTACGACATCGCGCTGCTCGACATCTTCTGGACCGCGATGGCGGGCTACGCGCACGCCCTGGCCCTGGCGAAGGCCGAGGGAGTCACGGCCCGCGAACTGGCCCCCTTCGCCCAGGGGATCGGCGCGATCCTGCCGCCGCTCTTCGAGGAGTTCGCCGAGGACGTGGACAGCGGCGGCTTCTCCGGCGCGATCAACCCGCTGACCTCGGCTGCCTCGTCCATGGCCCACATCATCCACACCTCCGAGGCGCACGGCATCGACGCCGGCGTGATGCGCGCGACCGAGGGCCTGGCCCGCCGGGCGATCGGCCTCGGCCACGGCGGCGACGGATTCATCCGCGTCGCCGAACTCCTCGGCAGGTCCGCCGGAAAATAA
- a CDS encoding DoxX family protein has translation MSTTATVITLVAAFMAGFSGISIFAGAKFTLEPLAQYGVPRGWWNWLGAAKVAGAVGLLAGFLVPAIGIAAAIGLVLYFTGAVITVLRARAYGHAIFPVIYAAPAVAVLALV, from the coding sequence ATGTCCACCACCGCCACCGTCATCACCCTCGTCGCCGCTTTCATGGCCGGCTTCTCCGGCATCTCGATCTTCGCCGGCGCCAAGTTCACCCTCGAGCCGCTCGCCCAGTACGGCGTCCCGCGCGGCTGGTGGAACTGGCTCGGCGCCGCCAAGGTCGCGGGCGCCGTGGGCCTCCTCGCCGGGTTCCTCGTCCCCGCCATCGGGATCGCCGCCGCCATCGGGCTGGTCCTCTACTTCACCGGCGCCGTCATCACCGTCCTGCGGGCCCGCGCCTACGGCCACGCGATCTTCCCGGTGATCTACGCCGCCCCCGCCGTCGCCGTCCTCGCCCTGGTCTGA
- a CDS encoding sigma-70 family RNA polymerase sigma factor translates to MDLDADRSELTGRFEEHRSHLRAVSYRMLGSLSEADDAIQETWLRLSRTDVSAIENLGGWLTTVVSRVCLNLLRAREQRREDPMERLETRIPDPLIGSERRIDPEHEVLLADSVGLALMVVMESLAPAERLAFVLHDMFAVPFDEIAPLIEKSAAATRQLASRARRKVQGQAPAPDADLARQREAVDAFFAAARDGEFEALVAVLDPDVVLRSDGGVGGRATVVLTGARAVASQAVTYRVLSPFVRPALVNGAAGVVVVPKAKAVSVMAFTVVGGKIVAIDVLADPDRLKGLDLAALEG, encoded by the coding sequence ATGGACCTGGACGCCGACAGATCTGAGCTGACCGGGCGTTTCGAGGAGCACCGCAGCCATCTCAGGGCGGTCTCCTACCGGATGCTCGGCTCGCTCAGCGAGGCCGACGACGCCATCCAGGAGACCTGGCTGCGCCTGAGCCGCACCGACGTGAGCGCGATAGAGAACCTCGGCGGGTGGCTGACGACCGTGGTCTCGCGGGTGTGCCTCAACCTGCTGCGCGCCCGTGAGCAGCGGCGCGAGGACCCGATGGAGCGGCTGGAGACGCGGATCCCCGATCCCCTCATCGGCTCCGAGCGGCGGATCGATCCCGAGCACGAGGTGCTGCTCGCCGACTCGGTCGGGCTGGCGCTGATGGTGGTGATGGAGTCGCTGGCGCCGGCGGAGCGGCTGGCGTTCGTCCTGCACGACATGTTCGCGGTGCCGTTCGACGAGATCGCCCCGCTGATCGAGAAGTCCGCCGCCGCGACCCGGCAGCTCGCCAGCCGGGCCCGGCGCAAGGTGCAGGGGCAGGCTCCGGCTCCCGACGCGGACCTCGCCCGGCAGCGGGAGGCGGTGGACGCCTTCTTCGCCGCCGCGCGGGACGGGGAGTTCGAGGCGCTGGTCGCGGTGCTCGACCCGGATGTGGTGCTGCGCTCCGACGGGGGCGTGGGCGGCCGGGCGACGGTGGTGCTCACCGGTGCGCGGGCGGTGGCGAGCCAGGCGGTCACCTACCGGGTGCTCAGCCCGTTCGTACGCCCGGCGCTGGTCAACGGCGCTGCCGGCGTGGTCGTCGTGCCGAAGGCGAAGGCGGTGTCGGTCATGGCCTTCACGGTCGTCGGCGGGAAGATCGTGGCGATCGACGTCCTGGCGGACCCGGATCGCCTGAAGGGGCTGGACCTGGCGGCCCTGGAGGGCTGA
- a CDS encoding putative protein N(5)-glutamine methyltransferase, producing MSYVTSIVERLRAAGCVFAEEEADLLVAAAADEGQLEGMVARRVEGEPLEHVVGWAEFCGLRVEVGAGAFVPRRRTEFLVQEALELARPGAVVLDLCCGVGALGAAVAAQVPGGVELHVADIDPGALAYARRNVAPYGGTVWEGDLYAALPAQLRGRVDVLVVNAPYVPTEEIGLMPPEARDHEPLVSLDGGSDGLDVHRRVAEAAGQWLAPGGHLLIETSARQAPLTASALTGGGLVVRAVTSEELYATVVIGRMLP from the coding sequence TTGAGCTACGTGACATCGATTGTTGAACGGCTGCGCGCCGCGGGTTGCGTCTTCGCGGAGGAGGAGGCGGACCTGCTGGTCGCGGCCGCCGCCGACGAGGGACAGCTGGAGGGCATGGTCGCCCGCCGGGTGGAGGGCGAACCGCTGGAGCACGTCGTCGGCTGGGCGGAGTTCTGCGGGCTGCGCGTGGAGGTGGGCGCGGGGGCCTTCGTACCGCGCCGGCGCACCGAGTTCCTCGTCCAGGAAGCGTTGGAGCTGGCCCGGCCCGGCGCGGTCGTGCTGGACCTGTGCTGCGGGGTCGGCGCCCTCGGCGCGGCGGTCGCCGCCCAGGTCCCGGGCGGGGTCGAGCTGCACGTGGCCGACATCGACCCGGGCGCGCTGGCCTACGCCCGGCGCAACGTGGCCCCGTACGGGGGCACGGTGTGGGAGGGCGACCTGTACGCGGCGCTCCCGGCGCAGCTGCGGGGGCGGGTGGACGTACTGGTGGTCAACGCCCCGTACGTGCCGACGGAGGAGATCGGGCTCATGCCGCCCGAGGCCCGCGACCACGAGCCGCTGGTCTCCCTCGACGGGGGCTCGGACGGCCTGGACGTCCACCGCCGGGTGGCGGAGGCGGCGGGGCAGTGGCTGGCTCCGGGCGGGCACCTGCTGATCGAGACCAGTGCCCGGCAGGCGCCGCTGACGGCGTCCGCGCTGACCGGGGGCGGGCTCGTGGTGCGGGCCGTCACCTCGGAGGAGCTGTACGCGACCGTGGTGATCGGACGGATGCTGCCGTGA
- a CDS encoding GNAT family N-acetyltransferase: protein MSADVRPIAASELPAWLTTLKTGFLIPGPPTESDVAQRAANDDLARMQGAFDKETGRCVATFRSFAQELTVPGGAAVPCSALSNVAVLPTHRRQGLLTRMMEAELAASHARGDVLSTLIAAEYPIYGRYGYGPATVHAEWEVDVTRTGLDRSRPAPVDGGRLDLVDAAEVRRVGPALHERLRAARHGVIDRDERWWSLTTGLEEMSHRPYKEKMYAVYRDAAGEVAGLAAYQADDHWTDSKTPLNTVHVRDFLALTPQAERALWHFLCSIDWVLKVRTGNRAPDDLLPQLLPDARAARPVSAADFLWVRLLDVVRALGARTYAVPGVLVLDVTDPAGPAGGRYRLDAGTGACTRTEEPADLRLDVSALGSLYLGDASAVRLAALGQVAEERPGAVALADAVFRTARRPWCPDVF, encoded by the coding sequence ATGAGCGCTGACGTGCGGCCGATCGCCGCCTCCGAACTCCCCGCCTGGCTGACCACGCTGAAGACCGGCTTCCTGATCCCGGGCCCGCCCACCGAATCCGATGTGGCCCAGCGCGCCGCGAACGACGACCTCGCCCGGATGCAGGGCGCCTTCGACAAGGAGACCGGGCGGTGCGTCGCCACCTTCCGCTCCTTCGCCCAGGAACTGACCGTGCCCGGCGGGGCCGCCGTCCCGTGCAGCGCGCTCTCGAACGTCGCCGTGCTGCCCACCCACCGCCGCCAGGGCCTGCTGACGCGGATGATGGAGGCCGAACTGGCCGCCTCCCACGCGCGCGGTGACGTCCTGTCCACCCTGATCGCCGCCGAGTACCCGATCTACGGGCGCTACGGCTACGGGCCCGCGACCGTCCACGCCGAGTGGGAGGTCGACGTCACCCGCACCGGCCTCGACCGGAGCCGGCCCGCGCCGGTCGACGGCGGCCGGCTCGACCTGGTCGACGCCGCCGAGGTGCGCCGGGTGGGACCGGCCCTGCACGAGCGGCTGCGGGCCGCCCGCCACGGCGTCATCGACCGGGACGAGCGCTGGTGGAGCCTGACGACCGGCCTGGAGGAGATGTCCCACCGCCCGTACAAGGAGAAGATGTACGCGGTGTACCGGGACGCGGCGGGCGAGGTGGCCGGGCTCGCCGCCTACCAGGCCGACGACCACTGGACGGACTCCAAGACCCCGCTGAACACCGTCCACGTCCGGGACTTCCTCGCGCTCACCCCGCAGGCCGAGCGGGCGCTGTGGCACTTCCTGTGCTCCATCGACTGGGTGCTGAAGGTCCGCACCGGCAACCGTGCCCCCGACGACCTGCTGCCGCAGCTGCTGCCCGACGCGCGCGCGGCCCGGCCGGTGTCGGCCGCCGACTTCCTGTGGGTGCGCCTGCTGGACGTCGTACGGGCGCTGGGCGCGCGGACGTACGCCGTGCCCGGGGTGCTCGTCCTGGACGTCACCGACCCGGCCGGCCCGGCGGGTGGCCGCTACCGGCTGGACGCGGGCACCGGCGCGTGCACGCGTACCGAGGAGCCGGCCGACCTGCGGCTGGACGTGTCCGCGCTGGGCTCCCTGTACCTGGGCGACGCGTCGGCGGTGCGGCTGGCGGCGCTGGGCCAAGTGGCGGAGGAGCGGCCGGGTGCCGTGGCGCTGGCGGACGCGGTGTTCCGTACCGCCCGCCGGCCGTGGTGCCCGGACGTGTTCTGA
- a CDS encoding AmfC protein yields MNTSGTSAPAPVSPADAPASAVRPPAQRTGESEGLTTPATALGLPELRALRRDAQRDEADLSYVRRLLQGRIDILRAELARRTDPEAPVVDRLSEILADAPSRRSASARHVTLGTPHNEEYRLLAAEMLSDVELSDLDARTDTELHDAMGRLVRYEQQVSRRRQQLQRMADDSSAEITRRYREGEAQVDDLLA; encoded by the coding sequence ATGAACACTTCTGGTACCTCCGCACCTGCACCCGTATCACCCGCCGACGCACCCGCGTCCGCGGTCCGACCGCCCGCGCAGCGCACCGGCGAGAGCGAGGGGCTGACCACCCCCGCCACCGCCCTGGGCCTGCCCGAGCTGCGCGCGCTGCGGCGCGACGCGCAGCGCGACGAGGCCGACCTGAGCTACGTACGCAGACTCCTGCAGGGCCGCATCGACATCCTGCGCGCCGAGCTCGCCCGCCGGACGGACCCCGAGGCGCCGGTGGTGGACCGGCTCTCGGAGATCCTCGCCGACGCCCCTTCCCGCCGCAGCGCCTCCGCCCGGCACGTCACCCTCGGCACCCCGCACAACGAGGAGTACCGGCTGCTGGCGGCGGAGATGCTGTCCGACGTGGAGCTGTCCGACCTGGACGCGCGCACGGACACCGAACTGCACGACGCGATGGGCCGGCTGGTCCGCTACGAGCAGCAGGTCTCGCGGCGCCGCCAGCAGCTCCAGCGGATGGCCGACGACTCGAGCGCGGAGATCACCCGCCGCTACCGGGAGGGCGAGGCACAGGTGGACGACCTGCTCGCGTAG
- the dtd gene encoding D-aminoacyl-tRNA deacylase: MRAVVQRVDGASVVVAGETVGEIVGEGLCVLVGVTHDDTPEKAALLARKLWSVRILEAEKSCSDVDAPLLVISQFTLYGDARKGRRPTWNAAAPGPVAEPLVEEVVAQLRALGATVATGRFGADMRVSLTNHGPFTIVIDI; encoded by the coding sequence ATGCGAGCAGTGGTGCAGAGGGTGGACGGCGCGAGCGTGGTCGTGGCCGGCGAGACGGTCGGCGAGATCGTCGGCGAGGGTTTGTGCGTGCTGGTGGGGGTGACCCACGACGACACCCCGGAGAAGGCGGCGCTGCTGGCGCGCAAGCTGTGGTCCGTACGGATCCTGGAGGCGGAGAAGTCCTGTAGCGACGTGGACGCGCCGCTGCTGGTGATCTCGCAGTTCACGCTCTACGGGGACGCGCGCAAGGGCCGTCGCCCCACGTGGAACGCGGCCGCGCCCGGCCCGGTGGCCGAGCCGCTGGTCGAGGAGGTCGTGGCGCAGCTGCGGGCGCTGGGCGCGACGGTGGCGACGGGCCGGTTCGGCGCGGACATGCGGGTCTCGCTGACCAACCACGGCCCGTTCACCATCGTCATCGACATCTAG
- a CDS encoding folate-binding protein YgfZ, whose translation MTSSPLLHLPGAVPAEGRDEGVAAHYGELYGEQRALAGGRGFVDLSHRGVVTVTGPDRLSWLHLLLTQHVSDLPAGQATEALILSANGHIEHALYLVDDGETVWAHVEPGTQEALIAYLESMKFFYRVEVADRTADFAVVHLPAGSIAELPKETAVRETPHGRDVFLPRAELEAFAAAHGPAAGLLAYEALRVEAHRPRVGLETDHRTIPHELGWIGTAVHLQKGCYRGQETVARVHNLGKPPRRLVFLHLDGSEVLLPAHGTPVRLAADGEDGRQLGFVTTAVRHHELGPIALALVKRNVPVDALLLAGKTAAAQEVVVAP comes from the coding sequence ATGACCAGCAGCCCCTTGCTCCATCTCCCCGGCGCCGTACCGGCCGAAGGCCGTGACGAGGGCGTCGCCGCCCACTACGGAGAGCTCTACGGCGAACAGCGCGCCCTCGCCGGCGGCCGCGGCTTCGTCGACCTCTCCCACCGCGGGGTCGTCACCGTCACCGGACCGGACCGGCTCAGCTGGCTGCACCTGCTGCTCACCCAGCACGTCAGCGACCTCCCGGCCGGGCAGGCCACCGAGGCGCTGATCCTCTCCGCGAACGGGCACATCGAGCACGCCCTGTACCTCGTCGACGACGGCGAGACGGTCTGGGCCCACGTCGAGCCCGGCACCCAGGAGGCGCTCATCGCCTACCTGGAGTCGATGAAGTTCTTCTACCGCGTCGAAGTCGCCGACCGCACCGCCGACTTCGCCGTCGTCCACCTGCCGGCCGGCTCGATCGCCGAGCTTCCCAAGGAGACGGCCGTACGCGAGACCCCCCACGGCCGCGACGTCTTCCTCCCGCGCGCCGAGCTGGAGGCCTTCGCCGCCGCCCACGGCCCCGCCGCCGGGCTCCTCGCCTACGAGGCCCTGCGCGTCGAGGCCCACCGGCCGCGCGTCGGCCTGGAGACCGACCACCGCACCATCCCGCACGAGCTGGGCTGGATCGGCACCGCCGTGCACCTCCAGAAGGGCTGCTACCGGGGCCAGGAGACCGTCGCCCGCGTCCACAACCTGGGGAAGCCCCCGCGCCGCCTGGTCTTCCTGCACCTGGACGGCTCCGAGGTGCTGCTCCCGGCGCACGGGACGCCCGTACGGCTCGCCGCCGACGGGGAGGACGGCCGCCAGCTCGGCTTCGTCACCACCGCCGTACGCCACCACGAGCTCGGCCCGATCGCGCTCGCCCTGGTGAAGCGGAACGTCCCGGTCGACGCCCTGCTGCTGGCCGGGAAGACGGCCGCCGCGCAGGAGGTCGTCGTAGCGCCGTAG